The following coding sequences are from one Eleginops maclovinus isolate JMC-PN-2008 ecotype Puerto Natales chromosome 11, JC_Emac_rtc_rv5, whole genome shotgun sequence window:
- the dhrs4 gene encoding dehydrogenase/reductase SDR family member 4: MTCRVMLRSVYRCLRTNPVAGRRNMSQSSLAGKVAIVTASTDGIGLAAAQALGKRGAHVVVSSRRQANVDKAVALLQSQSITVTGTTCNVGNEEDREKLVQMTLDQCGGIDILVSNAAVNPFFGNIMDSTEDVWDKILSVNVKSAFLMTKLVVPHMTKRGGGNVVFVSSVAGYQPMQALGPYSVSKTALLGLTRALAPELAQSNIRVNCVAPGVIKTKFSSALWVNEDIMDEFKKQLSIKRVGEPEEIGGVIAFLCSEDASYITGETITVTGGIGCRL, from the exons ATGACCTGCAGG GTGATGTTAAGGAGTGTATACAGGTGCCTTAGGACCAACCCTGTTGCTGGCCGAAGGAACATGTCTCAAAGTAGCCTTGCTGGAAAGGTAGCCATAGTCACTGCCTCTACAGATGG AATTGGCCTAGCTGCAGCTCAGGCTCTGGGTAAGAGAGGAGCCCATGTGGTGGTGAGCAGCCGGAGACAGGCCAATGTGGACAAAGCTGTGGCCCTGCTGCAGAGCCAGAGCATCACAGTGACCGGGACCACCTGCAATGTCGGCAACGAAGAAGACCGAGAGAAACTGGTTCAAATG ACTCTGGATCAGTGTGGTGGCATTGATATCCTGGTATCTAACGCAGCAGTCAATCCTTTCTTCGGAAATATCATGGACTCTACTGAGGACGTTTGGGACAAG ATCCTGTCTGTAAATGTCAAATCAGCCTTCCTCATGACTAAGTTGGTGGTGCCTCATATGACGAAGAGGGG AGGAGGAAATGTAGTGTTTGTGTCATCTGTGGCTGGATACCAACCGATGCAG gccCTGGGCCCTTACAGTGTGAGTAAGACAGCTCTGCTGGGTCTGACCCGGGCCCTGGCCCCTGAGCTGGCTCAGAGTAACATAAGAGTCAACTGCGTGGCCCCAGGAGTCATCAAAACCAAATTCAGCTCGGCG TTATGGGTGAACGAAGACATCATGGACGAGTTCAAAAAGCAGCTGAGCATTAAAAG AGTGGGAGAGCCAGAGGAGATCGGTGGAGTTATTGCCTTCTTGTGCTCTGAAGACGCCTCCTACATCACCGGAGAGACCATCACTGTGACCGGAGGGATAGGCTGCCGACTCTGA
- the tinf2 gene encoding TERF1-interacting nuclear factor 2 → MATRKTKENEASLPFAALQLLAPPVRLVSAALWKVMKQRDVMQYGVVEEFVTSACETVPGLLTVRHQGKLALGLRGRLILELCCTQPDKKEIMPHLERIRVPAALSSTSATTNKRDLKITSTVEGFQSLVHSMLTDPTMRERFFMEEFPVDYGPQFDQELEKLLWEFLIRLDQLLPVPNLAQTVSWLSETPAVLEECAQAATQPQLLQILLQHQTCLGHLECAASLPPNMGDSILTSLSLPPSGKVPSNSPTGSTNSFYQSYSTQTRDKSPFITPVIGLISNEDVPFMVRAKRGEERAKNATNEHSKPKENFRFTGVKQKPKDDGAKKGEEQEERKKSNGMKRKQPDMKESKSDDEEEEILGMNTSGKKRISNKKNESVVDGAALETCMRQLGVKMLPEDPSLSSLFVSCLRSQPRVILEKLSVTPADANGDKSSFKTLQNQRMKSPVKTPTRKSNLTQKPGSDCPGLDDKENRPVLPSVISSLAQQRSNSGTPARPGDTEDYVADSEDEATKNFKVRLFTKRYYKTKHGTYVPTLREYWKPGMTQRDLSSAGGKRRR, encoded by the exons ATGGCTACAAGAAAAACGAAGGAAAATG AGGCCAGCCTCCCTTTTGCTGCACTCCAGCTCCTGGCCCCTCCTGTGCGCCTGGTGTCTGCAGCCCTCTGGAAAGTGATGAAGCAGAGGGATGTGATGCAGTATGGGGTTGTGGAAGAATTTGTGACCTCAGCATGTGAGACTGTCCCCGGGCTGCTCACTGTGAGACACCAGGGCAAGCTGGCACTGGGGCTGAGAGGACGG ttaatCCTGGAACTCTGCTGCACACAGCCGGATAAAAAGGAGATAATGCCTCACCTGGAAAGGATCCGTGTTCCTGCTGCTCTGTCATCCACCTCTGCAACTACTAAT AAGAGAGATTTAAAAATCACGAGTACGGTGGAAGGTTTCCAATCATTGGTTCACTCAATGCTAACAGACCCAACAATGAGGGAACGGTTCTTCATG GAGGAGTTTCCTGTGGATTATGGTCCACAGTTTGACCAGGAGCTGGAGAAGCTGCTTTGGGAGTTTTTGATCCGACTGGACCAGTTACTCCCAGTTCCCAACCTAGCTCAG ACTGTGTCGTGGCTCAGTGAGACCCCCGCTGTCCTGGAGGAGTGTGCACAGGCAGCTACCCAACCCCAGCTCCTGCAGATCCTGCTCCAGCATCAGACCTGTCTGGGCCATCTGGAGTGTGCAG catCCCTCCCTCCAAACATGGGAGACTCCATCCTGACTTCACTCTCTCTGCCACCCTCTGGAAAAGTGCCTTCAAATTCTCCAACAGGAAGCACAAACTCTTTTTACCAGTCTTACAGCACACAGACAAGAGACAAATCCCCATTTATTACACCTGTTATCGGACTCATATCTAATGAAGACGTGCCATTTATGGTGAGGGCAAAGAGAGGGGAAGAGCGAGCAAAGAACGCAACAAACGAGCACTCAAAACCAAAAGAGAACTTCAGATTCACCGGGGTTAAACAGAAACCCAAGGACGATGGAGCGAAAAAGGGTGAagaacaggaggagaggaagaaaagcaaCGGAATGAAACGCAAGCAACCTGACATGAAAGAAAGTAAATCcgacgatgaggaggaggaaatattGGGCATGAACACATCTGGGAAAAAGAGGATAAGCAACAAGAAAAATGAGAGTGTAGTAGACGGAGCAGCCCTTGAGACCTGTATGAGGCAGCTGGGTGTCAAAATGCTGCCTGAAGATCCTTCTCTCAGCTCCCTTTTTGTCTCTTGTCTGAGGAGCCAACCCAGAGTTATTTTAGAAAAACTGTCGGTGACTCCTGCTGATGCTAACGGGGATAAATCCTCGTTTAAGACGTTGCAGAACCAGAGGATGAAGTCCCCAGTTAAAACTCCAACGCGCAAAAGCAACCTTACTCAGAAGCCTGGCTCGGATTGTCCCGGCCTGGACGATAAAGA GAATCGCCCTGTATTGCCCAGCGTAATCAGCTCTCTCGCTCAGCAACGCAGTAACTCAG GTACACCCGCCCGTCCTGGAGACACTGAGGACTATGTAGCTGATTCTGAAGATGAAGCAACGAAGAACTTCAAAGTTAGG CTGTTTACAAAGCGCTACTACAAGACCAAACACGGCACATATGTCCCCACTCTGAGGGAGTACTGGAAGCCCGGGATGACACAGCGGGACTTGTCGTCTGCTGGCGGTAAACGGAGACGATGA
- the LOC134872235 gene encoding B box and SPRY domain-containing protein-like gives MSDNLKKNPNVILCDMCPEEDRKPARKTCMKCEISMCVQHLQTHLTSRVLLQTHPLTEPLALEHSGLNSTKCPQHGKLLEYYCLDDMTCVCVSCAIEDQHHLHNMKTFSTAHKELKEKLNVEQQGLLVKTSEDYVNLGKWEKSEREKISGSSVRLIEAVTSLRDIALISVQSSVSARMVSIKTSKSSMQAAQTEKDTFRFLQMYSQVHQDVEKAMAADLRKGLEPGSDRDKLVKEIRENGEKIVKQASHFWGSLVILVDPENHQELVATKSDLIFDQKNLGPGMSLSEDKKKVFYSNWLGGSSTCMFPIQGIQSGENFEGWVTSLSEHCDWTIGLCDKNNAKALTDREVYALCCKGNQLSFLTTQYNERYVMRTKTNRRGINKSSYSWNNQHVFSQAVDPSGNNTANPLARPQKVEVVFDFPNLTFFSVSQYQRRKIVTITVSPVSPYLNPFVCLEVEESQKVLEHLRARPHEAYSLSIRQHCQKQWRCSCGRLYNETDDAYNCGGQIYPKVSQATCVCGAVIGPPHITEMLCELQ, from the coding sequence atgtctGACAATCTAAAAAAGAATCCAAACGTTATCCTCTGCGACATGTGcccagaggaggacaggaaacCAGCACGGAAGACCTGCATGAAATGTGAGATCTCCATGTGTGTCCAGCACCTCCAAACCCACCTGACCTCTCGTGTGTTACTTCAAACACACCCTCTGACCGAACCACTGGCCTTGGAGCACTCAGGCTTAAACAGTACTAAATGCCCCCAACATGGCAAGCTCTTGGAGTACTACTGCTTGGATGAcatgacctgtgtgtgtgtttcctgcgCCATTGAAGACCAGCACCACCTTCACAACATGAAGACGTTCTCCACGGCCCACAAAGAGCTCAAAGAGAAGCTCAATGTAGAGCAGCAGGGTTTACTGGTGAAAACTAGTGAAGATTATGTGAATCTGGGAAAGTGGGagaagagtgaaagagagaaaattaGTGGCTCCAGTGTGCGTCTCATTGAAGCTGTGACCAGCCTGCGTGATATCGCCCTGATCAGCGTCCAGAGTTCAGTCTCTGCCCGTATGGTGTCCATCAAAACCAGCAAGAGCAGCATGCAAGCAGCACAGACGGAGAAGGACACCTTCAGATTCCTGCAGATGTATTCTCAGGTGCATCAGGATGTGGAGAAGGCCATGGCTGCGGATCTGAGAAAAGGGTTGGAGCCTGGCAGTGACCGAGACAAACTGGTTAAGGAGATAAGAGAGAATGGTGAAAAAATTGTGAAGCAAGCCAGCCACTTCTGGGGATCCCTGGTCATCCTGGTTGACCCAGAGAACCATCAGGAGCTCGTTGCTACTAAATCTGACCTGATATTTGACCAAAAGAATCTGGGCCCTGGCATGTCTCTGTCCGAAGACAAAAAGAAGGTTTTCTACAGTAATTGGCTGGGGGGAAGCTCTACCTGCATGTTTCCCATTCAAGGTATACAGTCCGGTGAAAACTTTGAGGGATGGGTGACCAGCCTTTCGGAACACTGTGACTGGACCATTGGTTTATGTGACAAAAATAACGCAAAGGCGTTGACAGATAGAGAAGTCTATGCCCTGTGCTGCAAAGGTAACCAGCTCAGCTTTCTCACGACACAGTATAATGAGCGGTATGTAATGAGGACTAAAACTAACAGACGGGGGATCAATAAATCTTCTTATTCTTGGAACAACCAGCACGTTTTCAGTCAGGCGGTTGACCCTTCAGGTAACAATACAGCAAACCCATTGGCCCGGCCGCAAAAAGTGGAAGTGGTGTTTGACTTTCCTAACTTAACGTTCTTCAGTGTCAGCCAATACCAGAGAAGGAAAATAGTCACAATAACAGTGAGTCCTGTAAGCCCGTACCTAAACCCTTTTGTTTGCTTGGAAGTAGAAGAATCACAGAAGGTCTTAGAACATTTAAGAGCAAGACCACACGAGGCATATTCTCTTTCAATTCGACAACATTGCCAAAAGCAATGGAGATGCTCATGTGGGAGGCTTTACAATGAGACCGATGATGCATACAATTGTGGCGGGCAAATTTACCCAAAGGTTTCCCAGGCCACATGTGTTTGTGGGGCAGTTATCGGTCCCCCACACATCACAGAAATGCTTTGTGAACTTCAGTAA
- the LOC134872238 gene encoding tripartite motif-containing protein 16-like: protein MSDNLPKDVQVILCDMCTEEDRKPARKTCMKCEISMCVQHLQIHLTTPVLLQTHPLTEPMALSGTTKCPQHGKLLEYYCLDDMTCVCVSCAIEDQHRIHNMKTFTTAHKELTEKLNAEQQGLLVKTDDVNVSLEKWEKSEREKISGSSVRLVEAVTSLRDIALTSVQSSVSARMVSIKTSKSSIQAAQTEKDTFRFLQMYSQVHQDVEKAKAADLRKGLEPGSDRDKLVQEIRENGEKMVKQASHFWGSLLTLVDPENHQELIATGSDLIFDPQIFGRGMSLSKDKRKVFNSSSQEQCAATLLIGSTLPTPNFQRWMVSFSQDSDWTVGLCDKQSAKDLLNGPVYGLCCQDGKLSSLTTENEDSSDASVSFTGLQTPTRTRETEKTQTFSLQYSHKVEMRHHALKQWKCIGTLLPPRCPSSAELDSTRGKK, encoded by the coding sequence ATGTCTGACAATCTACCAAAGGACGTTCAAGTTATCCTCTGCGACATGTgcacagaggaggacaggaaacCAGCACGGAAGACCTGCATGAAATGTGAGATCTCCATGTGTGTCCAGCACCTCCAGATCCATCTGACCACTCCTGTGTTACTACAAACCCATCCTCTGACCGAACCAATGGCGTTATCTGGTACTACTAAATGCCCCCAACATGGCAAACTCCTGGAGTACTACTGCTTGGATGAcatgacctgtgtgtgtgtttcctgcgCCATTGAAGACCAGCACCGCATTCACAACATGAAGACGTTCACCACGGCCCACAAGGAGCTCACAGAGAAGCTGAACGCAGAGCAGCAGGGTCTACTGGTGAAAACCGATGATGTGAATGTGAGTTTGGAGAAGTGGGagaagagtgaaagagagaaaattaGTGGCTCCAGTGTGCGTCTCGTTGAAGCTGTGACCAGCCTGCGTGATATCGCCCTGACCAGCGTCCAGAGTTCAGTCTCTGCCCGTATGGTGTCCATCAAAACCAGCAAGAGCAGCATACAAGCAGCACAGACGGAGAAGGACACCTTCAGATTCCTGCAGATGTATTCTCAGGTGCATCAGGATGTGGAGAAGGCCAAGGCTGCGGATCTGAGAAAAGGGTTGGAGCCTGGCAGTGACCGAGACAAACTGGTTCAGGAGATAAGAGAGAATGGTGAAAAAATGGTGAAGCAAGCCAGCCACTTCTGGGGATCCCTGTTGACCCTGGTTGACCCAGAGAACCATCAGGAGCTCATTGCTACTGGTTCAGACCTGATCTTTGACCCCCAGATTTTCGGCCGTGGCATGTCACTTTCCAAAGACAAAAGGAAGGTTTTCAACAGCAGTTCGCAAGAGCAATGTGCTGCCACTCTTCTGATCGGTAGCACCCTGCCAACTCCAAACTTCCAGAGGTGGATGGTCAGTTTTTCCCAGGACTCTGACTGGACTGTTGGTTTATGTGACAAACAGTCTGCTAAAGACTTACTGAATGGACCGGTCTATGGTCTGTGCTGCCAAGATGGTAAGCTCAGCTCTCTCACAACAGAGAATGAGGATTCTTCTGATGCGTCAGTCAGTTTCACAGGGCTGCAGACACCGACCAGAACCAGAGAAACGGAAAAAACACAGACGTTTTCTCTGCAATACTCACACAAAGTGGAGATGAGGCACCACGCCCTGAAGCAGTGGAAGTGTATTGGAACTTTGTTGCCTCCTCGCTGTCCTTCTTCAGCAGAACTGGACAGCACCAGAGGgaagaaataa
- the homezb gene encoding LOW QUALITY PROTEIN: homeobox and leucine zipper encoding b (The sequence of the model RefSeq protein was modified relative to this genomic sequence to represent the inferred CDS: inserted 2 bases in 2 codons; substituted 3 bases at 3 genomic stop codons) translates to MRQKVDGGSQLIQKTPSAPGETLSEINVDPMAFKINQSSVVRLPLVSDNQRLIWVHSNEVNLQPDGAEELGKALDQFPYLTQKQTATLALCCSLHPDQVRVWFMVQRLRYGISCEFRDISKVRRQFKXSXGEAELQNRKEEQKKDGEENKECKTPDGKKGEEVRDEQVASEGRIRVGNAKADEPLEREMTQEQRMKKDQDGEVEEKSRKKRKRKKVTDEVEIXKTTQGVEYIVESKRSTHSECQKPTQLEITLFTRRKNKPKANTYVPKSGVPNETQYGMPLLIPLVQTQAFNMPPLPDNQTGPLKKDDTTPSTSNNXKKTXKSHCEEESETQTQTESTITSGVDDKLKIMLLDNRNTCTLPTHVELKTETKTQTQLKRMKEAFTECQYPDIEEYNRLALLVGIPCYKLIQWYRGICPPAHHPVLVGIWGPQCS, encoded by the exons ATGAGGCAGAAAGTTGATGGAGGTTCACAGCTCATACAAAAGACACCCAGCGCTCCTGGGGAGACTTTATCAGAAATAAACGTTGACCCGAtggctttcaaaataaaccagaGCAGTGTAGTGCGTCTCCCCCTGGTCTCTGACAATCAGAGGCTTATATGGGTGCACTCCAATGAGGTAAACCTACAGCCGGATGGTGCAGAAGAGCTGGGAAAAGCCTTGGACCAGTTTCCATACCTGACGCAGAAACAGACAGCTACACTGGCACTGTGCTGCTCCCTGCACCCAGACCAGGTGAGGGTGTGGTTCATGGTACAGCGGCTCCGCTATGGCATCAGCTGTGAATTTAGAGACATCAGCAAGGTCCGGAGGCAGTTCAAGTAAA TGGGGGAGGCAGAGCTGCAAAACAGGAAGGAGGAACAGAAAAAGGATGGAGAAGAAAATAAGGAATGTAAAACACCTGATGGGAAGAAGGGAGAAGAGGTTAGGGACGAACAGGTAGCGAGTGAGGGAAGGATAAGGGTTGGAAATGCGAAGGCTGATGAACCATTGGAGAGAGAAATGACGCAGGAGCAGCGAATGAAGAAAGACCAGGATGGAGAAGTAGAAGAAAAGTCTCGGAAGAAGCGGAAAAGGAAGAAGGTGACAGACGAa GtggaaatttaaaaaacgaCGCAAGGGGTAGAGTATATTGTGGAGAGCAAAAGAAGCACACATAGTGAGTGTCAGAAGCCCACTCAGTTGGAGATAACTCTTTTTACCAGACGAAAGAACAAGCCAAAAGCAAACACGTATGTCCCTAAAAGTGGGGTACCCAATGAGACACAGTATGGAATGCCCCTGCTCATCCCCTTGGTTCAAACTCAGGCCTTCAACATGCCTCCTCTCCCTGACAACCAGACAGGACCACTGAAAAAAGATGACACAACTCCTTCTAcctcaaata taaaaaaaacgtagAAAAGCCACTGTGAGGAGGAGTCAGAAACGCAGACGCAAACAGAGTCAACAATCACCAGCGGCGTCGATGATAAACTGAAGATCATGTTGCTCGATAATcgaaacacatgcacacttccCACTCATGTGGAACtcaaaacagagacaaagacgCAGACTCAGTTGAAGAGGATGAAGGAGGCTTTCACCGAGTGCCAGTATCCAGACATTGAGGAATACAACAGGCTGGCTCTGTTGGTCGGAATCCCGTGCTACAAGTTGATTCAGTGGTACAGAGGCATATGCCCACCCGCCCATCACCCAGTTTTGGTTgggat TTGGGGGCCACAGTGCTCCTAG
- the nedd8 gene encoding NEDD8, with the protein MLIKVKTLTGKEIEIDIEPTDKVERIKERVEEKEGIPPQQQRLIYSGKQMNDEKTAADYKIQGGSVLHLVLALRGGQLLHFPRSLQSKTAL; encoded by the exons ATGCTGATTAAAGTAAAG ACACTCACTGGCAAAGAGATAGAGATTGACATAGAGCCTACAGATAAG GTGGAGCGGATTAAAGAAAGggtggaggagaaagaagggaTCCCTCCACAGCAGCAGAGGTTAATCTACAGTGGGAAACAGAT GAACGATgagaaaacagcagcagactATAAAATCCAAGGAGGCTCCGTTCTCCATCTTGTACTTGCTCTGCGAGGAGGACAGCTGCTACACTTCCCCAGAAGCCTACAATCGAAGACTGCATTGTAG
- the cideb gene encoding cell death activator CIDE-B, producing the protein MDSTSSFIKSVTKRVWSPPQRPFRVCCHNRETRKGTTAGTLEELKERVCQALLLSLSAVSLSLACEEDGTEVDSNEFLMTLPDNIMLMALEPGQTWRPQPGAVVRKSQDNVKRRTGRDIARVTFDLYRISPKDVFGSLNVNATFQGLYSVSANFECLGPKKIIREALRVASTLLHAAGHLLITSATMIRRIIEGAELWQPQRTEYKASWN; encoded by the exons ATGGACTCAACATCTTCATTTATCAA ATCTGTGACCAAGCGAGTGTGGTCCCCACCTCAGCGTCCTTTCAGAGTTTGTTGTCACAACAGGGAGACCAGGAAGGGCACCACAGCCGGGACCCTGGAAGAGCTCAAAGAGAGG GTCTGTCAGGCCCTGCTGCTGTCCCTGTCTgcagtgtctctgtctctggcaTGTGAAGAGGACGGCACTGAGGTAGACTCCAACGAATTTCTCATGACCCTGCCCGACAACATCATGCTCATGGCCCTGGAGCCTGGACAGACATGGAGACCACAACCG ggtgCGGTTGTGCGCAAATCTCAAGACAACGTCAAGCGCCGGACCGGGAGAGACATAGCTcgtgtgacctttgacctgtaCAGGATTAGTCCAAAGGATGTCTTTGGCTCTCTGAATGTGAACGCCACTTTCCAAGGCCTGTACTCTGTGAGTGCTAACTTTGAGTGTCTGGGGCCCAAGAAAATCATCAG AGAAGCCCTGCGTGTGGCCTCCACCCTCCTACACGCCGCAGGACACCTGCTTATCACTTCCGCCACCATGATCCGTCGCATTATCGAAGGTGCTGAGCTCTGGCAGCCACAGAGGACAGAGTACAAAGCCAGCTGGAACTGA
- the gmpr2 gene encoding GMP reductase 2 gives MPRIENDIKLDFKDVLLRPKRSTLKSRSEVDLMRSYTFKNSKGSYRGIPIIAANMDTVGTFEMALALHKFTLFTTVHKHYSVDDWAEFAKNNPECLQNVAVSTGTGEGDFDKISAVLAAVPQLQYICVDVANGYSEHFVNFVKDVRDKFPSHIIMAGNVVTGEMVEELILAGADIIKVGIGPGSVCTTRKKTGVGYPQLSAVIECADAAHGLGGHIISDGGCTCPGDVSKAFGAGADFVMLGGMLAGHSESGGEVIEKNGKKYKLFYGMSSDTAMRKHAGGVAEYRASEGKTVEVLYKGPVDVTIRDVLGGVRSTCTYVGAGKLKELSRRTTFIRVTEQLNTVFGNDS, from the exons ATGCCTCGCATTGAGAATGACATCAAGCTGGACTTCAAGGATGTGCTCCTCCGTCCAAAGCGCAGTACACTAAAGTCAAGGAGCGAG GTAGACCTCATGCGGAGCTACACTTTCAAGAACTCCAAGGGCAGCTACAGAGGGATCCCCATCATCGCTGCAAACATGGACACCGTGGGGACCTTTGAGATGGCCCTGGCTTTGCACAAG TTCACTCTCTTCACTACGGTTCACAAACATTACTCCGTGGATGACTGGGCGGAATTTGCAAAAAATAATCCTGAATGCCTGCAG AATGTAGCAGTGAGCACCGGGACCGGGGAAGGAGACTTTGACAAGATTTCAGCCGTCTTGGCAGCGGTGCCACAGCTGCAATATATCTGTGTAGACGTCGCTAACGGCTACTCTGAACACTTTGTTAACTTTGTCAAGGACGTTAGGGATAAGTTCCCCTCTCATATAATAATG GCAGGAAATGTGGTGACAGGAGAGATGGTGGAGGAGCTGATCCTGGCTGGTGCTGACATCATCAAAGTAGGCATCGGACCAG GCTCTGTGTGTACCACCCGCAAGAAGACCGGGGTGGGCTACCCTCAGCTCAGCGCTGTGATTGAGTGTGCAGATGCAGCCCATGGCCTGGGTGGCCACATCATCTCT GATGGGGGATGTACTTGCCCAGGAGATGTCTCAAAGGCTTTCGGAGCTGGAGCGGACTTTGTGATGTTGGGCGGTATGCTCGCCGGCCACTCAGAAAGCGGGGGAGAGGTTATCGAGAAAAATGGCAAGAAATACAAGCTGTTCTATGGGATGAGCTCCGACACGGCAATGAGGAAGCATGCAGGAGGCGTGGCTGAATACAG AGCGTCAGAGGGGAAGACAGTGGAAGTTCTTTACAAGGGTCCGGTGGATGTGACAATACGGGACGTCCTGGGGGGGGTCCGCTCCACCTGCACCTACGTTGGGGCAGGCAAACTGAAGGAGCTGAGCCGCAGGACCACCTTCATCAGGGTCACCGAGCAGCTAAACACCGTCTTCGGCAACGACAGCTGA